A stretch of Sphingomonas sp. JUb134 DNA encodes these proteins:
- the treF gene encoding alpha,alpha-trehalase TreF: MKLSRSLIGSLLGLSVLVASPLRAQQQSPADIYGPLFSAVQTGRIFPDGKTFVDAVPKRAPDAILAEYRRAAPTTPEALRAFVLQNFVVPGVNDREAADLRRHIRTLWPTLVRQPEPVPAGSSALPMQAPYVVPGGRFREIYYWDSYFTMLGLTVDGQQPLVESMLADFTDTIERYGHIPNGMRTYYLGRSQPPFFALMLDLSKDADPALAARRLAALKREHGYWMQGAACLDASGACARVVRMPDGTLLNRYWDDRPLPRDESYAEDVATAKEDPSRPAETLYRHLRAGAESGWDYSSRWLADPRRLASIRTTDIVPVDLNSLMLILEQSIARRCAAAGDQGCAVQFRDLATRRRAALDRYFWVAKEGRYADWDRVARAATPRPSAAMLYPLFAGAASPSQAAAVATTVRRTLLATGGLRTTPLRTGQQWDSPNGWAPLQWIAIAGLERSGQPELAREIARRWIDTVATAYAETGKMLEKYDVEERKPGGGGEYPTQDGFGWTNGVASAILERYPDIGAPVRTR; this comes from the coding sequence ATGAAGCTTTCGCGTTCGCTGATCGGCAGCTTGCTTGGGCTCTCGGTACTGGTCGCGAGTCCGCTTCGCGCGCAGCAGCAATCGCCTGCCGACATCTACGGCCCGCTCTTCAGCGCGGTGCAGACCGGGCGCATCTTCCCGGACGGCAAGACCTTCGTCGATGCGGTGCCGAAGCGCGCGCCGGACGCCATCCTGGCGGAGTATCGCCGCGCTGCGCCCACCACGCCGGAGGCGTTGCGCGCCTTCGTGCTCCAGAACTTCGTCGTGCCGGGGGTCAACGATCGTGAGGCCGCGGACCTGCGCCGCCACATCCGCACGCTCTGGCCGACGCTGGTGCGCCAGCCCGAGCCGGTGCCGGCGGGCAGCTCGGCACTGCCGATGCAGGCGCCGTACGTGGTGCCAGGCGGGCGCTTCCGCGAAATTTATTACTGGGACAGCTATTTCACGATGCTGGGGCTGACCGTCGACGGGCAGCAGCCGCTGGTGGAATCGATGCTCGCGGACTTCACCGACACGATCGAACGCTACGGCCACATCCCCAACGGCATGCGAACCTACTATCTCGGCCGCTCGCAGCCCCCATTCTTCGCGTTGATGCTCGATCTATCGAAGGATGCCGATCCCGCACTCGCTGCGCGTCGGCTGGCGGCGTTGAAGCGCGAGCATGGCTATTGGATGCAGGGCGCCGCGTGCCTGGATGCGTCCGGGGCCTGTGCGCGCGTGGTGCGCATGCCGGACGGGACGTTGCTCAACCGCTATTGGGACGATCGCCCGCTTCCGCGCGACGAATCCTATGCCGAGGATGTCGCCACCGCTAAGGAAGACCCGTCGCGCCCGGCGGAAACCCTCTACCGGCACCTGCGCGCAGGGGCGGAGAGCGGCTGGGACTATAGCAGCCGGTGGCTCGCCGATCCGCGGCGCCTGGCCTCGATCCGCACCACCGACATCGTGCCCGTCGACCTCAACAGCCTGATGCTGATCCTGGAGCAATCGATCGCACGCCGGTGTGCGGCCGCGGGCGACCAGGGCTGCGCGGTTCAGTTCCGCGACCTTGCGACCCGCCGCCGCGCTGCGCTCGACCGCTATTTCTGGGTGGCGAAGGAGGGGCGCTATGCGGATTGGGACCGCGTCGCGCGCGCCGCCACGCCGCGCCCGTCCGCCGCGATGCTGTATCCGCTGTTCGCGGGTGCCGCGTCTCCCAGCCAGGCTGCCGCCGTCGCCACGACGGTGCGCCGGACGTTGCTGGCGACCGGCGGCCTGCGGACCACGCCGCTGCGGACCGGCCAGCAGTGGGATTCACCAAACGGCTGGGCGCCGCTCCAGTGGATCGCGATCGCTGGCCTGGAACGCTCCGGCCAGCCGGAACTCGCGCGCGAGATCGCCCGTCGCTGGATCGATACGGTCGCCACCGCTTATGCCGAGACCGGCAAGATGCTCGAGAAATACGATGTCGAGGAGCGCAAGCCTGGCGGCGGCGGCGAATATCCGACGCAGGACGGCTTCGGCTGGACCAACGGCGTGGCGAGCGCGATCCTGGAGCGCTACCCGGATATCGGCGCGCCGGTCCGCACCCGCTGA
- a CDS encoding DUF5695 domain-containing protein: protein MHVLRTLPLVALLAAVPLVPVLQPAWSQEKPVKKAAKPIPRTAYQTAVFRMELRSDTGTLARLSPNAEPAFDFVPGARAAERAEDGYVHLGDLNLRLRTPGGAWQDFASSKKRAPLHKLAARPGTLAAADITASMGAGFPLKVERRWAIEGKAVALRFTLTNPGSTPIEIGGLGMPMVFDNIITDRELETAHAQASFVDPYIGRDAGYLQVTRLNGKGPALLVIPERGTPLEAYRPIAEARHAKPGDIFTDRSPRGQTSEGFYDWTVASKGFADKEWKNAGEQWNTPTSITLAPGETRTIGVRLVQAPSIRGIENTLVQQARPVAVGIPGYVVPTDMDASLFLKSSQPVIKVESEPAGALTATPAAPVNGWARYAVRASGWGRARLTITYADNSVQTVSYFITKPLEQAVADLGRFSTTRQWYDDKADPFRRGPSVMSYDREANRIVTQDARVWIAGLSDEGGAGAWVAAMMKQLDNPVPEEVAKLERMVNETVVGKLQVASGPQAGAVKKSLFYYEPGQHPGYYEESLNWKNWTAWTKKQSDDLGRSYNYPHVAAGHWVLYRLARNHTGLVKTHDWRWYLERAYQTTVAMMRDAPHYAQFGQMEGDVFVDILKDLKREGMAPEAAEMERLMKGRADHWKTLPYPFGSEMAWDSTGQPEVYAWMRYFGHQPQADETREVILAYDPAVPHWGYNGNARRYWDFLYGGKVPRIERQIHHYGSTLNAVPLFDAFRANPKDTHLLRVAYGGLMGGITNIDREGFSSAAFHSYPDMMQWDAYTGDYGMGFFGHAYATATYLVNDPTFGWLAYGGNLKQQGGTLHVEPKDSARTRLFVAPAGLWLTLEAGKIDAADYDPASGQVTLTLSSKERFTPAARLLVETTVAGARSYAIDGATVERGAYTIPLAGSGTRVTLTPR from the coding sequence ATGCACGTCCTGCGCACCCTGCCCCTCGTCGCTCTGCTAGCAGCCGTGCCGCTGGTCCCGGTCCTGCAACCCGCCTGGTCGCAGGAGAAGCCGGTCAAGAAGGCGGCGAAGCCGATCCCGCGCACCGCGTATCAGACGGCGGTCTTCCGCATGGAGCTGCGCAGCGACACGGGGACGCTCGCGCGTCTCTCCCCCAACGCCGAGCCTGCTTTCGACTTCGTGCCGGGGGCGCGTGCGGCGGAGCGGGCCGAGGACGGCTATGTCCATCTGGGCGACCTCAACCTGCGGCTGCGCACGCCCGGCGGCGCCTGGCAGGACTTCGCCTCGTCCAAGAAGCGTGCGCCGCTCCACAAGCTCGCCGCGCGGCCGGGGACGCTCGCGGCCGCCGATATTACCGCCAGCATGGGCGCGGGCTTTCCGCTGAAGGTGGAGCGGCGCTGGGCGATCGAGGGCAAGGCGGTGGCGCTGCGCTTCACCCTCACCAACCCGGGCAGCACGCCGATCGAGATCGGCGGCCTCGGCATGCCGATGGTGTTCGACAACATCATCACCGACCGCGAACTGGAGACGGCGCACGCGCAGGCGAGCTTCGTCGACCCCTATATCGGCCGCGACGCCGGCTACCTGCAGGTGACGCGCCTGAACGGCAAGGGCCCGGCCCTGCTGGTGATCCCCGAGCGCGGCACCCCGCTGGAGGCCTATCGCCCGATCGCGGAGGCCCGCCACGCCAAGCCCGGCGACATCTTCACCGACCGCAGCCCGCGGGGCCAGACCTCGGAAGGCTTCTACGACTGGACGGTGGCCAGCAAGGGCTTTGCCGACAAGGAATGGAAGAACGCCGGCGAGCAGTGGAACACGCCGACCAGCATCACCCTGGCACCCGGCGAAACCCGCACCATCGGCGTGCGGCTGGTGCAGGCACCGTCCATCCGCGGCATCGAGAACACGCTGGTGCAGCAGGCGCGGCCCGTCGCCGTCGGCATCCCCGGCTATGTCGTGCCGACCGACATGGATGCATCGCTGTTCCTCAAGAGCAGCCAGCCGGTCATCAAGGTCGAGAGCGAGCCCGCCGGCGCGCTTACCGCGACTCCGGCGGCGCCGGTCAACGGCTGGGCTCGCTATGCGGTGCGCGCGAGCGGCTGGGGCCGGGCGCGCCTGACGATCACCTATGCCGACAACAGCGTCCAGACGGTGAGCTATTTCATCACCAAGCCGCTCGAACAGGCGGTGGCCGACCTCGGCCGCTTCTCGACGACCCGGCAATGGTATGACGACAAGGCCGACCCGTTCCGGCGCGGCCCCTCCGTCATGTCCTATGATCGCGAGGCGAACCGCATCGTGACGCAGGATGCCCGCGTCTGGATCGCCGGCCTGAGCGACGAGGGCGGTGCCGGCGCCTGGGTCGCCGCGATGATGAAGCAGCTCGACAATCCGGTGCCGGAGGAAGTCGCCAAGCTCGAGCGGATGGTGAACGAGACGGTGGTCGGCAAGCTGCAGGTGGCGAGCGGCCCGCAGGCGGGCGCCGTCAAGAAGAGCCTGTTCTACTATGAGCCCGGGCAGCACCCGGGCTATTACGAAGAGAGCCTGAACTGGAAGAACTGGACGGCGTGGACGAAGAAGCAGTCCGACGACCTCGGCCGCTCGTACAATTATCCACACGTCGCGGCCGGCCATTGGGTGCTCTACCGGCTCGCCCGCAACCACACTGGCCTGGTAAAGACCCATGACTGGCGCTGGTATCTGGAGCGTGCCTATCAGACCACGGTCGCGATGATGCGCGATGCGCCGCACTATGCGCAGTTCGGCCAGATGGAGGGCGACGTGTTCGTCGACATCCTCAAGGACCTGAAGCGCGAAGGGATGGCGCCCGAGGCGGCGGAGATGGAGCGGCTGATGAAGGGCCGCGCCGACCATTGGAAGACCCTGCCCTATCCGTTCGGCAGCGAGATGGCGTGGGACTCGACCGGCCAGCCCGAGGTCTATGCCTGGATGCGCTACTTCGGCCACCAGCCGCAGGCCGACGAAACGCGCGAGGTAATCCTGGCCTATGATCCGGCGGTCCCGCACTGGGGCTATAACGGCAATGCGCGCCGCTATTGGGACTTCCTCTATGGCGGCAAGGTCCCGCGGATCGAGCGGCAGATCCACCATTATGGCTCGACCCTCAACGCGGTGCCGCTGTTCGACGCCTTCCGCGCGAACCCCAAGGACACCCACCTGCTGCGCGTCGCCTATGGCGGGTTGATGGGCGGCATCACCAACATCGACCGGGAAGGCTTCTCCAGCGCCGCCTTCCATTCGTATCCCGACATGATGCAGTGGGACGCCTATACCGGCGACTATGGCATGGGCTTCTTCGGCCACGCCTATGCGACGGCGACCTATCTGGTGAACGACCCGACCTTCGGCTGGCTCGCCTATGGCGGCAACCTGAAGCAGCAGGGCGGCACGCTGCACGTCGAGCCCAAGGACAGCGCGCGTACGCGTCTGTTCGTGGCACCCGCCGGGCTGTGGCTGACGCTGGAAGCGGGCAAGATCGACGCGGCGGACTATGATCCGGCAAGCGGCCAGGTGACGCTGACGCTGTCGAGCAAGGAGCGCTTCACCCCTGCCGCGCGCCTGCTGGTGGAGACCACGGTGGCGGGGGCACGCTCCTATGCGATCGACGGCGCAACGGTGGAGCGCGGGGCCTATACGATCCCGCTGGCAGGCAGCGGTACGCGCGTGACCCTCACGCCCCGATAG
- a CDS encoding Ldh family oxidoreductase, which yields MTLDEVRTLSRSVLSGAGLSADHAAAVAETLVSGERDGCGSHGVYRLLVATRSIATGRVSKDAVPVVSEPAQALVRVDGGGGFAQLAFERGKPLLVEKARKFGIAALALNNVVHFAALWPEVEALTEQGLVALAFTPSHAWVAPAGGTEPVFGTNPIAFGWPRPGREPFVFDFATSAVARGEIELHRRAGKPVPDSWGYDADGNPTTDAAAVLAGAMRTFGGHKGSALAAMVELIAGPLIGDMTSKESMAADDGAGGSPLGGELVLAIDPAGFLGAGVAEHLARAEAMFEAIETQGARLPGSRRYAARRRSLVEGVRVPASLHADLMALAQGGKA from the coding sequence ATGACGCTGGACGAGGTCCGCACGCTGTCGCGCAGCGTGCTGTCCGGCGCGGGTCTTTCCGCGGACCATGCCGCGGCGGTTGCCGAGACGCTGGTGTCCGGCGAGCGAGACGGCTGCGGATCGCACGGCGTCTACCGACTGCTGGTCGCGACCCGCAGCATCGCCACCGGCCGCGTGTCGAAGGACGCGGTGCCGGTGGTCAGCGAGCCGGCGCAGGCGCTGGTGCGGGTCGATGGCGGCGGCGGCTTTGCCCAACTCGCCTTCGAGCGCGGCAAGCCGCTGCTGGTGGAAAAGGCGCGCAAGTTCGGCATCGCCGCACTGGCGCTGAACAATGTGGTCCACTTCGCCGCGCTCTGGCCGGAGGTCGAGGCGCTGACCGAACAGGGGCTGGTCGCGCTCGCCTTCACCCCCAGCCACGCCTGGGTCGCGCCGGCGGGCGGGACGGAGCCGGTGTTCGGCACCAACCCGATCGCCTTCGGCTGGCCACGGCCGGGCCGCGAGCCGTTCGTGTTCGACTTTGCCACCAGTGCGGTCGCGCGCGGCGAGATCGAGCTCCACCGTCGCGCGGGCAAGCCCGTGCCCGACAGCTGGGGCTATGACGCCGACGGCAATCCCACCACCGACGCCGCGGCCGTGCTCGCAGGTGCGATGCGGACCTTCGGCGGGCACAAGGGATCGGCGCTCGCGGCGATGGTCGAGCTGATCGCCGGGCCGCTGATCGGCGACATGACCAGCAAGGAATCGATGGCGGCCGACGACGGCGCGGGCGGATCGCCGTTGGGCGGCGAGCTGGTGCTCGCGATCGACCCGGCGGGCTTCCTGGGTGCGGGCGTCGCCGAGCATCTCGCGCGCGCCGAAGCGATGTTCGAAGCAATCGAAACGCAGGGTGCGCGCCTGCCGGGGTCGCGGCGCTATGCCGCGCGGCGGCGCAGCCTGGTGGAAGGCGTGCGGGTGCCCGCGTCTCTCCACGCCGATCTGATGGCGCTGGCACAGGGGG
- a CDS encoding beta-L-arabinofuranosidase domain-containing protein — translation MARVANPGASLLPAKPKPLPLAAVRLKPSDYATAVEVNRGYLHRLDPDRFLHNFRKYAGLEPKAPIYGGWENDTIAGHTLGHYMTALVLTWQQTGDPECRRRADYIVDELAEAQAKRGTGYVGALGRKRKDGTIVDGEEIFPEVMKGEIRSGGFDLNGSWSPLYTVHKLFAGLLDIHGAWGNPKALQVVTGLGGYFERVFAALDDAQMEKLLGCEYGGLNESYAELYARTNDRRWLAVAERIYDHRVLDPLVAGEDKLANFHANTQVPKLIGLARLHDLTGKPEQRNAATFFWKTVTQHHSYVIGGNADREYFSEPDSIANHITEQTCEHCNTYNMLKLTQQLYHWQPDGALFDYYERAHLNHVMSAQNPKTGGFTYMTPLMTGTKRGYSEPNDDPFWCCVGSGMESHAKHGEAIFWEGEGGLIVNLYIPAEAQWQTRGAQIALETSYPFEPGARLTLAALQKRGRFPIALRVPGWAGNAVQVTVNDQPVTPAIGNGYAVVDRRWKAGDVVAITFPLELRLESAPGDPNTVAVVRGPMVLAADLGAGEGEWQGADPAMVGEQPLAAFTPAQGRATYATKGLLRPADLTFVPFYSQYERRSAVYFKRFSEAGWKNEQVAFLAEQARVKDIAARSVDVMHLGEMQPERDHNLTSEISYPVSYRGRNGRDARSGGYFEFSMKVKPGPLVLQASYWGSERARDFDILVDNVKLATQHLENDQPGKFFDVEYPLPEALTKGKQSVKVKFVPHDRSSAGPVFGVRLFTAKPGATA, via the coding sequence ATGGCGCGGGTGGCGAATCCCGGCGCGTCGCTGCTGCCCGCCAAGCCCAAGCCGCTACCGCTTGCGGCCGTGCGGCTCAAGCCGTCCGACTATGCGACCGCGGTCGAGGTCAACCGCGGCTATCTGCACCGGCTCGATCCCGATCGCTTCCTCCACAATTTCCGCAAATATGCCGGGCTCGAGCCCAAGGCGCCGATCTATGGCGGCTGGGAGAACGACACGATCGCGGGCCACACGCTCGGCCACTACATGACCGCGCTGGTGCTGACGTGGCAGCAGACCGGCGATCCCGAATGCCGCCGCCGCGCCGACTATATCGTCGACGAACTCGCCGAGGCGCAGGCGAAGCGCGGCACCGGCTATGTCGGCGCGCTCGGTCGCAAGCGGAAGGACGGCACGATCGTCGACGGGGAGGAGATCTTCCCCGAGGTGATGAAGGGCGAGATCCGGTCCGGCGGCTTCGATCTCAACGGCAGCTGGTCGCCGCTTTACACCGTGCATAAGCTGTTCGCCGGCCTGCTCGACATCCACGGCGCCTGGGGCAATCCCAAGGCGCTGCAGGTCGTCACCGGCCTGGGCGGCTATTTCGAGCGGGTGTTCGCGGCCCTCGACGACGCGCAGATGGAGAAGCTGCTGGGCTGCGAATACGGCGGCCTCAACGAAAGCTATGCCGAGCTCTACGCCCGCACCAACGACAGGCGCTGGCTCGCGGTCGCGGAGCGGATCTACGACCATCGCGTGCTCGACCCGCTGGTCGCGGGCGAGGACAAGCTCGCCAACTTCCACGCCAACACCCAGGTGCCCAAGCTCATCGGCCTGGCGCGGCTCCACGACCTCACCGGCAAACCCGAGCAGCGCAACGCCGCCACCTTCTTCTGGAAGACGGTGACGCAGCATCACAGCTATGTGATCGGCGGCAATGCGGACCGCGAGTATTTCTCGGAACCCGACAGCATCGCCAACCACATCACCGAGCAGACGTGCGAGCATTGCAACACGTACAACATGCTCAAGCTGACGCAGCAGCTCTACCATTGGCAGCCCGACGGCGCGCTGTTCGACTATTACGAACGCGCGCACCTCAACCACGTCATGTCGGCGCAGAACCCCAAGACCGGGGGCTTCACCTACATGACGCCGCTGATGACGGGCACGAAGCGGGGCTATTCGGAACCCAACGACGACCCCTTCTGGTGCTGCGTCGGCTCCGGCATGGAAAGCCACGCCAAGCATGGCGAGGCGATCTTCTGGGAGGGTGAGGGCGGCCTGATCGTCAACCTCTACATCCCGGCCGAGGCGCAGTGGCAGACGCGCGGCGCGCAGATCGCGCTAGAGACCAGCTATCCATTCGAGCCCGGTGCGCGCCTGACGCTCGCCGCGCTGCAGAAGCGCGGACGCTTTCCGATCGCGCTGCGCGTGCCTGGCTGGGCGGGCAACGCGGTGCAGGTCACCGTCAACGACCAGCCCGTCACCCCTGCGATCGGCAACGGCTATGCCGTGGTCGACCGCCGTTGGAAGGCGGGCGACGTGGTCGCGATCACCTTCCCGCTGGAACTGCGGCTGGAATCGGCGCCGGGCGACCCAAACACGGTCGCGGTGGTGCGCGGGCCGATGGTGCTGGCAGCCGATCTCGGCGCGGGCGAGGGCGAATGGCAGGGCGCGGATCCTGCGATGGTCGGCGAACAGCCGCTTGCCGCCTTCACCCCGGCGCAGGGCCGCGCGACCTACGCCACCAAGGGGCTGCTGCGCCCGGCCGACCTGACCTTCGTGCCCTTCTACTCGCAGTATGAGCGGCGCAGCGCCGTCTACTTCAAGCGCTTCAGCGAGGCCGGCTGGAAGAACGAGCAGGTCGCGTTCCTCGCCGAACAGGCGCGCGTGAAGGACATCGCTGCCCGCTCGGTCGACGTCATGCACCTGGGCGAGATGCAGCCGGAGCGCGACCACAACCTCACCTCCGAAATCTCCTATCCGGTTTCCTACCGCGGTCGGAACGGGCGCGATGCGCGCTCGGGCGGCTATTTCGAATTCTCGATGAAGGTGAAGCCGGGCCCGCTCGTCCTGCAGGCCAGCTATTGGGGCAGCGAGCGCGCGCGCGACTTCGACATCCTCGTCGACAATGTGAAGCTCGCCACCCAGCATCTGGAGAACGACCAGCCGGGCAAGTTCTTCGACGTCGAATATCCGCTTCCCGAGGCACTCACCAAGGGCAAGCAGAGCGTGAAGGTGAAGTTCGTGCCGCATGACCGCAGCAGCGCCGGCCCGGTGTTCGGCGTCCGCCTGTTCACCGCGAAGCCCGGCGCGACCGCGTGA
- a CDS encoding manganese catalase family protein — MFIHIKEAAYNCTPERPDPLYAKKLQELIGGQWGEISVMLGYMFQAWNSRGPIKYRDMTFDIGTEEIGHVEMLATMVARLLEQSPVEAQEHAAKDSIVGAVMGGARVDDVVFAAMSPQHAIVSGGGAMPVDSQGNRWTADYIVASGNLLADFRFNVTAESQGRLQAARLYNMTDDPGVKDMLSYLIARDTMHQNQWLAAIAELEAEGLDETPNPITFPQELQREEFAYKYLQHSRGGESATGRWASGPSMDGKGEFEFIAEPPAMGPPLELGPTDPRLYGTQKVPTPPAAS; from the coding sequence ATGTTCATCCACATCAAGGAGGCGGCCTACAACTGCACGCCCGAGCGCCCTGATCCCCTGTATGCCAAGAAGCTCCAGGAGCTGATCGGCGGTCAATGGGGCGAGATCAGCGTGATGCTGGGCTATATGTTCCAGGCCTGGAACAGCCGCGGCCCGATCAAGTATCGCGACATGACCTTCGACATCGGCACGGAGGAGATCGGTCACGTCGAGATGCTGGCGACGATGGTTGCCCGGCTGCTCGAACAGTCTCCGGTGGAAGCGCAGGAACATGCCGCCAAGGATTCGATCGTGGGCGCGGTGATGGGCGGCGCACGCGTGGACGACGTGGTGTTCGCCGCGATGAGCCCGCAGCACGCGATCGTCAGCGGCGGCGGCGCCATGCCGGTGGACTCGCAGGGCAACCGCTGGACCGCCGATTATATCGTCGCGAGCGGCAACCTGCTGGCCGACTTCCGCTTCAACGTGACGGCCGAGAGCCAGGGCCGCCTCCAGGCCGCGCGTCTCTACAACATGACGGACGATCCCGGCGTGAAGGACATGCTGAGCTACCTGATCGCGCGCGACACCATGCACCAGAACCAGTGGCTGGCCGCGATCGCGGAACTGGAGGCCGAAGGGCTGGACGAGACGCCGAACCCGATCACCTTCCCCCAGGAACTGCAGCGCGAGGAATTCGCGTACAAATATCTCCAGCACTCGCGCGGTGGCGAAAGCGCCACCGGCCGCTGGGCATCGGGCCCGTCGATGGACGGCAAGGGCGAGTTCGAATTCATCGCCGAGCCACCGGCCATGGGCCCGCCGCTGGAGCTCGGGCCGACGGACCCGCGCCTCTACGGCACCCAGAAGGTGCCGACCCCGCCGGCTGCATCCTGA
- a CDS encoding MaoC family dehydratase encodes MSARYLEDLSVGESWEGRPIPITEDAVIAFASVYDPQPMHVDPVAAAQGRFGGIIASGWHVAALVMRDTVETSPFGDMPLLGLQLDELRWEEAVRPGDVLRARREVLEVNRSRTKPDRGVVRIGVTVRNQHGRTAMRYTNLVQIFARPTPEGES; translated from the coding sequence ATGTCTGCTCGTTACCTCGAAGACCTGTCCGTCGGCGAAAGCTGGGAAGGGAGACCGATCCCGATCACCGAGGATGCGGTGATCGCCTTTGCCAGCGTCTATGATCCGCAGCCGATGCACGTCGATCCGGTGGCGGCGGCGCAGGGGCGTTTCGGCGGCATCATCGCGAGCGGCTGGCATGTAGCCGCGCTGGTGATGCGCGATACGGTGGAGACCAGCCCGTTCGGCGACATGCCGCTGCTGGGGCTCCAGCTGGACGAGCTTCGCTGGGAGGAGGCGGTGCGGCCAGGCGACGTCCTGCGCGCACGCCGCGAGGTCCTGGAGGTCAACAGGTCGCGAACCAAGCCCGACCGGGGCGTGGTGCGCATCGGCGTCACCGTCCGCAATCAGCATGGCCGCACCGCGATGCGCTACACGAATCTCGTGCAGATCTTCGCGCGCCCAACGCCCGAGGGTGAAAGTTAA